CCGTGGCATCTTCCCAGGTGAGTTTAATCGTTGTTAAGGTCGTTGTCGCTTCAAATGCAGTTGGGTAATTGGTTGGTTCTCCGTAAAACCATTCAAGATCACCAAGCGATCTGCTCGTAATATAATTACCCTCAGTTCTTGAGTTTAGGATACCTACAATATTTCCTGCACCTGATGGAATCAATGTTCCGATATAATCCACATCGTAAAAAGTAGTTCTGAATTCTGCGCTGGCTTTGCTATTGTCGCTGATCGGATAAAGAAGCCCGTTTTCAAATGCCGCACCTGCATCAGCAAATGTGGCGTCGGCAATTTTAACCAGTTGGGATTCGTAATCCTCAAAGTTAGCTGTCATTTCTGTGATAGTGATCTCAACCGGATCAATCTGATTTCCCGTTGAGGTTGCCTCACCCGGATCAAACGCCGGGACAAACTGCAGCATATTGCCAAATTCGGTCACCGTGCCAATCATTCCTGTGATACCGTCGCCAAGGTTATAAGCAGTTGTAATTTTCCCTGAAAGATCATCAATTAATATGGCTCCGTTGGCATCCTGAATGTATTTCTGATTTCTGAACGTCTGCTGGAAAGTCAGTACCACCTCACCGTTGATTTTGAAATAGTCTGTTGATGGGAAAGCAGCCCTGAGTTCTCCAAGATTGGCTACCTGGATCGGTGTAATAATGGTATATGTGCCCTGGGCAATGATACTTGGGTCAAGGCCGGTGGCATAAGCACGGGCCTTTAAAGTTGTAGTAGCGGAAATATTGATTGGGTCGGTATAAGGTGTTGAAGATTGTGAAGGTTCACTGCCATCGGTAGTATAAAAAATAGAAGCATCGGGTGTAGTACAGCTGATGGTCACATCAATATCGCCGAAAAACTGACCTGCAGGAGGTGAAAATACCGGTGTGGCAACATTTTGAACTCCGGTATTATCGGTAATCACGATGTCGTCGATATTCAACCTGCGATTTACCGTACCGTCTTCAGTTGCCCTTTTGATCCTGACGCGAACGTTGCCGTCAACATTAACATTTTCCGAAAAAGTCTGGACATCATCCGACGCGGGTGCAGTAAAAGCATTTCCTATCTGTGTCCATGTTGAACCATTGTTGGTGCTGTATTCTATCTTCCAGTCTACCTGTGTATCAGTTCCGTACCGTCGATAGAGAAATGTGATGTTACCAATACCGTTGGATTTGTTTTGTAGCATGGTCATAGAGGATGTACCGTAACCTCTCATTCTTGCGGCACGCTCACCGTTGATGAATTCAGGAAGACCGGCAGCAGTTGTAGTGATTAAAGCGTCTGTCATGTCCCAGTCCAATCCGCTGAGATTTACAGTCGCCGAGGCATAAGAAGGTTTCAATTCCCCTTCGCCTTCAAAATTTACAACATACTGCGCATTGACTATAAGGGCATAAAAAATAAACCCTACAATCAATGTGCTTTTTCTTAACACGCTGAAAATGTTTTTCATAGATTAAAATATTTAGTTGATTATTATTTTTCTCATTAAAGTTAAACCTGAAGTCGAATCAGAAAGCCTGATCATGTAAAATCCTTTGTTGAGATGCGTGAGATCCAAAAGTTGTATGCTGTCGCTTAAAACCTGTTCATGTACCAATTGACCGGTAATTGAGTGTACCTCGAGCTGATCAAAGTCATGCTGCAAATGAATATAGAATAACCCATTCCCAGGATTAGGATAGATGCTAATGCTATTTTCTTTGGTCGAACCGGATATTCCAACAGTCAGTTCACCGCTTATCATGATGTTATCCACCTCCCACGTAGCCGATTCCTCATCGGTGGAATAATACACAAATGCGACATAAAAATCATCGC
The window above is part of the Bacteroidales bacterium genome. Proteins encoded here:
- a CDS encoding choice-of-anchor J domain-containing protein is translated as MKNIFSVLRKSTLIVGFIFYALIVNAQYVVNFEGEGELKPSYASATVNLSGLDWDMTDALITTTAAGLPEFINGERAARMRGYGTSSMTMLQNKSNGIGNITFLYRRYGTDTQVDWKIEYSTNNGSTWTQIGNAFTAPASDDVQTFSENVNVDGNVRVRIKRATEDGTVNRRLNIDDIVITDNTGVQNVATPVFSPPAGQFFGDIDVTISCTTPDASIFYTTDGSEPSQSSTPYTDPINISATTTLKARAYATGLDPSIIAQGTYTIITPIQVANLGELRAAFPSTDYFKINGEVVLTFQQTFRNQKYIQDANGAILIDDLSGKITTAYNLGDGITGMIGTVTEFGNMLQFVPAFDPGEATSTGNQIDPVEITITEMTANFEDYESQLVKIADATFADAGAAFENGLLYPISDNSKASAEFRTTFYDVDYIGTLIPSGAGNIVGILNSRTEGNYITSRSLGDLEWFYGEPTNYPTAFEATTTLTTIKLTWEDATGEVLPTGYVILASDEDNIIAPVDGVPVSNDPVLSDGLGAMNIAFGAEEYVFADLPVNVTYYFKIFSYTGAGSAIDYKNDGNPPSAEATIILTIIPEPTNYPTAFAAAATGSNIKLTWTDATGEVLPAGYLILGSSQNNFQSPADGTPVADDPNMADGVGAMNIQQGIQEYSFNGLEQQTTYYFKIFPYTNDGQYIDYKTDGEPPFAEATTATVELVTVINSTFNTDWEGWTTISVKGAELWDRNNTFGVDNTACAKMSGFANSQSNENEDWLISPALNLSNTTNEKLTFFSALGYTGPALNVKISTDYAGSGNPGDATWTDLTEQAAWPSGDPFWQWTSSGAIDISSYGSATAYVAFVYYSTSQNSATWEIDNVLVNGEGSNSISSPGQDFQTTIYPNPGTGRFNIQLSRQADHLEVFSLTGQLVYKQPLSGDQTPIDLTHLKKGVYLVKITDLSSGMFSTNRIIIN